A stretch of Crossiella cryophila DNA encodes these proteins:
- a CDS encoding NAD(P)-dependent alcohol dehydrogenase, whose protein sequence is MKAIAQDRYGSTDVLAFQDIPVPTPKDGEVLLRVRAAGVDPGVWHLMTGQPYLLRLMGFGLRRPKVAVRGRDVAGVVEAVGPGVTGFQPGDAVFGTAEGSFAEYVCARADRLAAKPANLTFEQAAAMPISAGSALQGLRDAGRIRAGQHVLITGAGGGVGSFAVQLAKEFCAQVTAVCGPERVELVRSLGADRVIDRSRQDFVDGTRYDLILDNSGLCALAHLRRALTPTGTLVIVGGEGSGRWFGGIDRVLRAALWSPLLKQNLRGLFTTERATDFALLGELAEEGKLTPALDRTFPLAETAAAIRYLHEGKARGKVVISV, encoded by the coding sequence ATGAAGGCGATCGCGCAGGACCGCTACGGCTCGACGGATGTGCTGGCGTTCCAGGACATCCCGGTGCCGACGCCCAAGGACGGCGAGGTGTTGCTGCGGGTGCGGGCGGCCGGGGTGGACCCCGGGGTGTGGCACCTGATGACCGGGCAGCCCTACCTGCTCCGGCTGATGGGCTTCGGCCTGCGCAGGCCGAAGGTCGCGGTGCGCGGCCGGGATGTGGCCGGCGTGGTCGAGGCGGTCGGGCCCGGTGTGACCGGGTTCCAGCCCGGTGATGCGGTGTTCGGGACCGCGGAGGGCTCCTTCGCCGAGTATGTGTGCGCCAGGGCGGACCGGCTCGCGGCCAAACCGGCGAACCTGACCTTCGAGCAGGCGGCGGCCATGCCCATCTCCGCGGGCAGCGCGTTGCAGGGCCTGCGGGACGCCGGCCGGATCCGGGCCGGGCAGCACGTGCTGATCACCGGCGCGGGCGGCGGGGTCGGCAGCTTCGCGGTGCAGCTGGCCAAGGAGTTCTGCGCCCAGGTGACCGCGGTGTGCGGGCCGGAGCGGGTCGAGCTGGTCCGTTCGCTCGGCGCGGACCGGGTGATCGACCGCAGCCGGCAGGATTTCGTCGACGGCACCCGCTACGACCTGATCCTGGACAACTCGGGGCTCTGCGCACTCGCCCACCTGCGCCGGGCACTGACCCCGACGGGCACCCTGGTCATCGTCGGCGGCGAGGGCTCCGGGCGCTGGTTCGGCGGCATCGACCGGGTGCTGCGCGCCGCGCTGTGGTCACCGTTGCTCAAGCAGAACCTGCGTGGGCTGTTCACCACCGAACGGGCCACGGACTTCGCGCTGCTGGGCGAACTCGCCGAGGAGGGCAAGCTCACACCCGCGCTGGATCGGACGTTCCCGCTGGCTGAGACCGCGGCCGCGATCCGGTACCTGCACGAGGGCAAGGCAAGGGGCAAGGTCGTTATTTCGGTCTGA
- a CDS encoding M1 family metallopeptidase — MRKVSLVLGALVSTLALGAGTALAAAEPGKDGVGDPYYPTDGNGGYDVSAYDVKLSYDPATRGLDAIAKITAKTTQELSRFNLDLRGLKVSSVKVNGQPAKFTRAGEHELVITPAGPLAKDAEIVVEVAYCGQPQPIRHPVTGLGGWRGTPSGGVIAAGAPHSASTWFPVNDTPMDKATFTVTTTTPQGWHSVSNGTRNKPSTSNGKTTTTWTATDPVAPHLIMLGIDKWTFQESTVDSTSVLSAFAPGSNGKALADKLPEVLKFLNGKLGDYHFGTVGSVHLADNLPYQVGSQTRPVLGRNADLNALIRTLAAQWWGGSMSVENWADTCTHECFANYLSWMWAEAKENKDLDAHYRKLVESVRNNADFWSRKLADPGRGKEFSAIYDKGALFVHALRRKIGERAFNTVLSNFPTINQGWNQGWHDLELYLEAEAQMDLKEFLDAWSHGTAIPADKHLFPA; from the coding sequence ATGCGCAAGGTCAGCCTGGTGCTGGGCGCCCTGGTCAGCACACTCGCCCTCGGTGCCGGCACGGCACTGGCCGCCGCCGAACCGGGCAAGGACGGCGTCGGTGACCCCTACTACCCCACCGACGGCAACGGCGGCTACGACGTCAGCGCCTACGACGTGAAACTGTCCTACGACCCGGCCACCCGCGGCCTGGACGCCATCGCCAAGATCACCGCGAAGACCACCCAGGAGCTGAGCCGGTTCAACCTGGACCTGCGCGGCCTGAAGGTCAGCTCGGTCAAGGTCAACGGCCAGCCCGCCAAGTTCACCCGAGCGGGCGAGCACGAGCTGGTGATCACCCCGGCCGGCCCGCTGGCCAAGGATGCCGAGATCGTCGTCGAGGTCGCCTACTGCGGCCAGCCGCAACCGATCCGGCACCCGGTCACCGGCCTCGGCGGCTGGCGCGGCACCCCCTCGGGCGGCGTGATCGCCGCCGGCGCCCCGCATTCGGCCAGCACCTGGTTCCCGGTCAACGACACCCCGATGGACAAGGCCACCTTCACCGTCACCACCACCACGCCGCAGGGCTGGCACAGCGTCTCCAACGGCACCAGGAACAAACCCAGCACCAGCAACGGGAAAACCACCACCACCTGGACCGCCACCGACCCGGTGGCACCGCACCTGATCATGCTGGGCATCGACAAGTGGACCTTCCAGGAGTCCACAGTGGACAGCACATCGGTGCTCTCCGCGTTCGCGCCGGGCAGCAACGGGAAGGCGTTGGCGGACAAGCTGCCCGAGGTGCTGAAGTTCCTCAACGGCAAGCTCGGCGACTACCACTTCGGCACCGTCGGCAGCGTGCACCTGGCCGACAACCTGCCCTACCAGGTGGGTAGTCAGACCCGCCCGGTGCTGGGCCGCAACGCCGATCTCAACGCGCTGATCCGCACCCTGGCCGCGCAGTGGTGGGGCGGGTCGATGTCGGTGGAGAACTGGGCCGACACCTGCACGCACGAGTGCTTCGCGAACTACCTGAGCTGGATGTGGGCCGAGGCCAAGGAGAACAAGGACCTGGACGCCCACTACCGCAAGCTCGTCGAGTCGGTCAGGAACAACGCCGACTTCTGGTCCCGCAAACTCGCCGATCCCGGCCGCGGCAAGGAGTTCAGCGCGATCTACGACAAGGGCGCGCTGTTCGTGCACGCGCTGCGCCGCAAGATCGGCGAACGCGCGTTCAACACGGTCCTGTCCAACTTCCCGACCATAAACCAGGGCTGGAACCAGGGCTGGCACGACCTGGAGCTGTACCTGGAGGCCGAGGCGCAGATGGACCTCAAGGAGTTCCTGGACGCCTGGTCGCACGGCACCGCCATCCCGGCGGACAAACACCTCTTCCCCGCCTGA
- a CDS encoding helix-turn-helix transcriptional regulator encodes MDRQHDLPGLRALRGARLGGQTERLPPGVPAVVKPTKVTNSIRALRFGQDQMTQAELADLIGVTRQTVIAIEGGRYSPSLEMAFQIARVFNVGLDDVFQYPGDAGERS; translated from the coding sequence CTGGATCGCCAACACGATCTACCTGGGCTTCGTGCTCTCCGCGGTGCTCGGCTCGGCGGCCAAACTGAGCGCCTACCGCCAGGGGTTCCAGCCGTGGTGAAGCCGACCAAGGTGACCAACTCGATCCGCGCGCTGCGGTTCGGGCAGGACCAGATGACCCAGGCCGAGCTGGCCGATCTGATCGGAGTGACCCGGCAGACGGTGATCGCCATCGAGGGCGGCCGGTACTCGCCGTCGCTGGAGATGGCCTTCCAGATCGCGCGGGTGTTCAACGTGGGGCTCGACGACGTTTTCCAGTATCCGGGCGATGCAGGGGAGAGATCATGA
- a CDS encoding alpha/beta fold hydrolase → MTQAAALPLGEHVRVAGRSLFTHRSGRGGPPVVFLPGASMVGLHYLNLHNRIAEHTTCVLYDRAGTGFSERIPLPRTAAEVADELRELLRVSGISGPYLLVAHSLGGVYARRFAQRYPDQVAGLVSLEGAHEDWDDYMPPELRIQHGAADAPMPEPSTEIIQRFRELITAKLADWPAEIRELLIERQLDLEWMRIGALERSNLATVFAELRRGGPIPDVPYLLYTANGIDPSQRLFLSEELLRVQGERKLAMYRALAAAAPRGEHRVLAHGSHSWLHMDQPEEVVEGILDVLKRV, encoded by the coding sequence ATGACCCAGGCAGCCGCGTTACCGCTGGGCGAGCACGTGCGGGTGGCCGGGCGGAGCTTGTTCACGCACCGATCCGGCCGGGGCGGGCCGCCGGTGGTGTTCCTGCCAGGGGCGAGCATGGTCGGCCTGCACTACCTCAACCTGCACAACCGGATCGCCGAGCACACCACCTGCGTGCTCTACGACCGGGCGGGCACCGGCTTCAGCGAGCGGATCCCGTTGCCGCGCACCGCGGCCGAGGTCGCCGACGAACTGCGCGAACTGTTGCGGGTCAGCGGGATCAGCGGCCCGTACCTGCTGGTGGCGCACTCCCTCGGCGGGGTCTACGCCCGCCGCTTCGCCCAGCGCTACCCGGACCAGGTGGCCGGGCTGGTGTCACTGGAGGGCGCGCACGAGGACTGGGACGACTACATGCCGCCGGAGCTGCGGATCCAGCACGGGGCGGCGGACGCGCCGATGCCCGAACCATCCACCGAGATCATCCAGCGGTTCCGCGAGCTGATCACCGCGAAGCTGGCCGACTGGCCTGCGGAGATCCGCGAGCTGCTGATCGAGCGGCAGCTCGACCTGGAGTGGATGCGGATCGGCGCCCTGGAGCGGTCCAACCTGGCGACGGTGTTCGCCGAACTACGCCGTGGCGGGCCGATCCCGGATGTGCCGTACCTGCTCTACACCGCCAACGGCATCGACCCGAGCCAGCGGCTGTTCCTGTCCGAGGAACTGCTGCGGGTGCAGGGCGAGCGCAAACTGGCGATGTACCGGGCACTCGCCGCCGCCGCGCCGCGGGGCGAGCACCGGGTGCTGGCCCATGGCAGCCACAGCTGGCTGCACATGGACCAGCCCGAGGAGGTCGTCGAGGGCATCCTCGACGTGCTCAAGCGGGTCTGA
- a CDS encoding sigma-70 family RNA polymerase sigma factor has product MDEHDVLAARFEENRNHLLAVAFRVLGSRTEAEDAVQEAWFRLSRTDTDQVDNLAGWLTTVVGRVCLDMLRAKRSRREELPGEQLPEQVAEADGPEQAALLADSVGVALLVVLETLAPAERLAFVLHDLFAVPFDEIAPIVGRSPEATRQLASRARRRVQGAPAEPEPDQNRQRAVVEAFLAASRGGDLQALLAVLDPDVVLRADQVAVTTAKTYAKQGAPLLTAELRGAEAVAKTFSGRARAAQPALLDGVVGAVVVTGSRTRVAFALTVVDDRIVGIDVVADPERLGRLSMTLLG; this is encoded by the coding sequence ATGGACGAACACGATGTGCTCGCGGCGCGATTCGAGGAGAACCGCAACCACCTCCTGGCGGTGGCCTTCCGCGTGCTGGGCTCCCGCACCGAGGCCGAGGACGCGGTGCAGGAAGCCTGGTTCCGGCTGAGCCGGACCGATACGGACCAGGTGGACAACCTCGCGGGCTGGCTGACCACCGTGGTGGGGCGGGTGTGCCTGGACATGTTGCGGGCCAAGCGTTCCCGGCGGGAGGAACTGCCGGGGGAACAGCTCCCCGAGCAGGTCGCCGAGGCGGACGGCCCGGAGCAGGCGGCCCTGCTCGCTGATTCAGTCGGTGTTGCCCTCCTTGTCGTGTTGGAGACGTTGGCGCCCGCGGAACGGCTCGCCTTCGTGCTGCACGATCTCTTCGCGGTGCCCTTCGACGAGATCGCGCCGATCGTGGGCCGCTCGCCCGAGGCGACCCGTCAACTCGCCAGCCGGGCGCGCCGGCGGGTGCAGGGCGCACCCGCCGAGCCGGAACCCGACCAGAACCGGCAACGCGCCGTGGTGGAGGCGTTCCTGGCCGCCTCCCGCGGTGGTGATCTCCAGGCCCTGCTCGCGGTGCTCGACCCCGACGTCGTGCTCCGCGCCGACCAGGTGGCGGTCACCACCGCCAAGACCTACGCGAAGCAGGGCGCACCACTGCTGACTGCCGAACTGCGGGGCGCCGAGGCTGTCGCGAAGACCTTCTCCGGCCGGGCTCGGGCGGCCCAGCCGGCCTTGCTCGACGGCGTGGTGGGCGCGGTGGTCGTCACGGGCAGTCGGACCCGGGTCGCCTTCGCGCTCACCGTTGTCGACGATCGGATCGTCGGCATCGACGTCGTTGCCGACCCGGAGCGACTCGGGCGGCTGTCGATGACGCTACTCGGCTGA
- a CDS encoding ATP-binding protein, whose product MSGNEKSLLGRRVQAMRERAFIGREAQLSAFTEALAGTGQAASVLFAHGPGGIGKSTLLRRFGQVARSAGRTVVEIDGRITGTDPGQFANSAQVALADERAVLLVDDFDACAGLADWLREDFLTRLPIGVVTVLAGRRPPGSRWLVDPGWAGLFRPLPVRDLAPPEAATFLGDRGVPAKAIDALLSFTGGNPLALALAAALAQHESAPPADWTPGHGVLEALLPQLIGELPSALHRRALEVCAHARVTTEGLLRAVLGEAAAELFGWLRGLPFVAVTERGLYPSPVVRAALEADLRWRDPDAHQTMHGQIREHLRAAVQTATNSAAHPAARVTTHAAARAEALPLIDALLYLRRDPAVRATHTFRDAGSVRELPYTPAEHATVLALTEAAEGPDAADLARYWLARQPEAFRLYQCTRTSRVIAFAAWLRLADQEGTDTDPVVAAAWAHARATAPLREGETLAVARFAVHPESYQRPSPVLDLMRCGAIAETLRPHRIAWTYTVLRDPEFWTPHLTHWGNHPVPDRPTVGEYSYTLFARDWRSHSTPPRLTSLRGTAAQRPGPRGLIVLTRPEFDSAVRDALRCLRDAEAHTANPLTHSRLVAETRTPLNDLLLRAIQSLREDRGGEKYHRAVTATYTRGAPTQEAAASRLGLPFSTYRRHLQTGLSRLCDVLWDKEIHGEEQPVGKVS is encoded by the coding sequence ATGTCCGGAAATGAGAAGTCCCTACTCGGCCGCCGCGTGCAGGCAATGCGGGAACGCGCCTTCATCGGCCGGGAAGCCCAGCTCAGCGCCTTCACCGAGGCACTGGCCGGGACCGGTCAGGCCGCGTCCGTGTTGTTCGCGCACGGTCCGGGCGGCATTGGCAAGTCGACCCTGCTTCGACGATTCGGGCAGGTTGCCCGTTCGGCCGGCCGCACCGTTGTGGAGATCGACGGACGTATTACCGGGACCGATCCAGGGCAATTCGCGAATAGCGCTCAGGTTGCCCTCGCCGATGAGCGCGCGGTGCTACTGGTGGACGACTTCGACGCCTGCGCGGGCCTGGCGGACTGGCTACGCGAGGACTTCCTGACCCGGCTGCCCATCGGCGTGGTCACCGTGCTGGCCGGCCGCCGCCCACCGGGCAGCCGGTGGCTGGTCGACCCGGGCTGGGCCGGACTGTTCCGCCCGCTGCCCGTGCGCGACCTGGCCCCGCCCGAGGCGGCGACCTTCCTGGGTGACCGGGGCGTGCCGGCGAAGGCGATCGACGCGCTGCTGTCCTTCACCGGCGGCAACCCACTCGCCCTGGCCCTGGCCGCCGCCCTCGCCCAGCACGAGTCGGCACCGCCGGCCGACTGGACGCCGGGGCACGGCGTGCTGGAGGCACTGCTGCCGCAGTTGATCGGCGAACTGCCCTCGGCACTGCACCGGCGGGCGCTGGAGGTGTGCGCGCACGCGCGGGTCACCACCGAGGGCCTGCTGCGCGCGGTACTCGGCGAGGCCGCCGCGGAGTTGTTCGGCTGGCTGCGCGGACTGCCGTTCGTCGCGGTCACCGAACGCGGGCTGTACCCGAGCCCGGTGGTGCGCGCGGCCCTGGAGGCGGACCTGCGCTGGCGTGACCCGGACGCCCACCAGACCATGCACGGCCAGATCCGGGAACACCTGCGCGCCGCCGTACAGACGGCCACCAACTCCGCCGCCCACCCAGCCGCCCGCGTCACCACCCACGCCGCCGCCCGCGCCGAGGCCCTGCCACTCATCGACGCCCTGCTCTACCTGCGCCGCGACCCTGCGGTGCGGGCCACGCACACCTTCCGCGACGCGGGCTCGGTACGCGAACTGCCGTACACCCCGGCCGAACACGCCACCGTGCTCGCACTGACCGAGGCCGCCGAAGGCCCCGACGCCGCCGACCTGGCCCGCTACTGGCTGGCCCGCCAGCCCGAGGCGTTCCGCCTCTACCAGTGCACCCGCACCAGCCGGGTGATCGCCTTCGCCGCCTGGCTGCGCCTGGCCGACCAGGAGGGCACCGACACCGACCCGGTGGTCGCCGCCGCCTGGGCACACGCCCGCGCCACCGCGCCACTACGCGAAGGCGAAACCCTCGCGGTGGCCCGCTTCGCGGTACACCCGGAGTCCTACCAGCGTCCCTCCCCTGTGCTCGACCTGATGCGCTGCGGCGCCATCGCGGAAACCCTGCGCCCACACCGCATTGCCTGGACATACACCGTGCTGCGGGACCCGGAGTTCTGGACCCCGCACCTGACCCACTGGGGCAACCACCCCGTGCCGGACCGGCCGACCGTCGGCGAATACAGCTACACCCTGTTCGCCCGCGACTGGCGCAGCCACAGCACACCGCCCCGCCTGACCTCGCTGCGCGGCACCGCGGCACAACGGCCCGGCCCACGCGGCCTGATCGTGCTGACCCGCCCGGAGTTCGACAGCGCGGTCCGCGACGCCCTGCGCTGCCTGCGCGACGCCGAAGCCCACACCGCCAACCCACTGACCCACAGCCGCCTGGTCGCCGAGACCAGAACACCCCTCAACGACCTGCTGCTGCGCGCCATCCAGTCCCTGCGCGAGGACCGCGGCGGCGAGAAGTACCACCGCGCGGTCACCGCCACCTACACCCGCGGCGCCCCCACCCAGGAGGCCGCCGCGTCCCGCCTCGGCCTGCCGTTCAGCACCTATCGACGGCACCTGCAGACCGGCCTCAGCAGACTGTGCGATGTGTTGTGGGACAAGGAGATCCACGGCGAGGAGCAGCCGGTCGGCAAGGTCAGCTGA
- a CDS encoding glycosyl hydrolase family 18 protein gives MSHPRSRPSTRLLALLSGGLLALSGLLIPPSASAAAQLSASFATTGTWDSGFGAQYTIRNTGDSPASGWTLVFDLPDNVRVTSLWNGQHSVSGNRNTVQALSWNGTIGAGQSVTVGFNGSFTGALAGPTGCTVNGAPCVGGPVDTLAPSVPGAVRVSGSTASSLTLAWTAATDNVGVAGYRVYEGSVLVGTSAGAEVTVSGLAPESTHTYVVTAVDAAGNESGRSQAVTGSTPADTSAPRGGIVGAYYAGWTGFPVAQIPAQKLTHLYYAFGSVQGGRCQAPSAAALNHFAELRTLQQRHPHLNVIISLGGWGADGFSDGALTPAARSAFASSCVDLYLKQHRDVFDGIDIDWEFPVSGGIITKRPEDKRNATLLFQELRRQIDAVGVAQGRRLQLIAATPVGRFQDDGPYDVTQSFELAEVAKTLDFYNVMTYDMGTGYSPISMFNAPMRAAAEDPTGQPMKGGNNVIGGIEHYLANGVPKNKMVLGTPFYSRGFTINSPQADARKGLFLPYSGTINAPQWKTIKAQYLNNPAWQQLRHGAAQVPYLYNASSKTFISYEDPTSIAVKAAYAKQTGLRGTFMWELSDDDAQHSLLNAMAGPFLG, from the coding sequence GTGTCCCATCCGCGTTCCCGCCCGAGTACCCGTCTGCTGGCCCTGTTGTCCGGAGGACTGCTCGCGTTGTCCGGGCTCCTGATACCGCCCTCGGCGAGTGCGGCAGCGCAGCTGTCCGCGAGCTTCGCCACCACCGGGACCTGGGATTCCGGGTTCGGGGCGCAGTACACCATCCGCAACACCGGTGACTCGCCCGCGAGCGGGTGGACGCTGGTGTTCGACCTGCCGGACAACGTCCGGGTGACCAGCCTGTGGAACGGGCAGCACTCGGTGTCCGGCAACCGCAACACCGTGCAGGCGCTGTCCTGGAACGGCACGATCGGCGCGGGCCAGAGTGTGACCGTCGGCTTCAACGGCAGCTTCACCGGCGCCCTCGCCGGGCCGACCGGCTGCACGGTCAACGGAGCGCCTTGTGTCGGCGGGCCCGTCGACACCCTGGCGCCGAGTGTGCCTGGCGCGGTGCGGGTCAGTGGGAGCACGGCGAGCAGCCTGACGCTGGCCTGGACCGCGGCCACGGACAACGTGGGTGTGGCCGGGTACCGGGTGTACGAGGGCTCGGTGCTGGTCGGCACCAGCGCGGGTGCGGAGGTGACCGTGTCCGGGCTGGCGCCGGAGAGCACGCACACCTACGTGGTGACCGCGGTGGACGCGGCCGGCAACGAGTCCGGGCGCAGCCAGGCTGTCACCGGCAGCACGCCTGCGGACACCAGTGCGCCCAGGGGCGGGATCGTCGGGGCCTACTACGCGGGCTGGACCGGGTTCCCGGTCGCGCAGATCCCGGCGCAGAAGCTGACCCACCTGTACTACGCCTTCGGGTCGGTGCAGGGTGGTCGGTGCCAGGCGCCCAGTGCCGCGGCGCTGAACCACTTCGCCGAGCTGCGCACGCTGCAGCAGCGGCACCCGCACCTCAACGTGATCATCTCGTTGGGGGGCTGGGGTGCGGACGGGTTCTCCGACGGGGCGCTGACCCCGGCCGCGCGTAGCGCGTTCGCCAGCTCGTGCGTTGACCTGTACCTCAAGCAGCACCGGGATGTCTTCGACGGGATCGACATCGACTGGGAGTTCCCGGTCTCCGGCGGCATCATCACCAAGCGGCCGGAGGACAAGCGCAACGCCACCCTGCTGTTCCAGGAGCTGCGGCGGCAGATCGACGCGGTCGGTGTCGCGCAGGGCCGCAGGCTGCAGCTCATCGCGGCCACGCCGGTCGGGCGGTTCCAGGACGACGGCCCGTACGACGTGACGCAGAGCTTCGAGCTGGCCGAGGTGGCCAAGACGCTCGACTTCTACAACGTGATGACCTACGACATGGGCACCGGCTACTCGCCGATCTCGATGTTCAACGCGCCGATGCGGGCCGCCGCCGAGGACCCGACCGGGCAGCCGATGAAGGGCGGCAACAACGTGATCGGCGGGATCGAGCACTACCTGGCCAACGGGGTGCCGAAGAACAAGATGGTGCTGGGCACGCCGTTCTACTCGCGGGGTTTCACCATCAACAGCCCGCAGGCGGACGCGCGGAAGGGGCTGTTCCTGCCCTACTCCGGCACCATCAACGCGCCGCAGTGGAAGACGATCAAGGCGCAGTACCTGAACAACCCGGCCTGGCAACAGCTCCGGCACGGCGCCGCCCAGGTGCCGTACCTGTACAACGCCTCGAGCAAGACCTTCATCAGCTACGAGGACCCGACCTCGATCGCGGTGAAGGCGGCCTACGCCAAGCAGACCGGGTTGCGCGGCACGTTCATGTGGGAGTTGTCCGATGACGACGCCCAGCACAGCCTGCTCAACGCGATGGCCGGGCCGTTCCTCGGCTAG
- a CDS encoding thioredoxin family protein, producing MRKTRFAAALAAAALATAALAGTAAAAPSSVETSGVRAEENIVHVTSANYDQVMESSKQKLVIMDFGATWCPPCQKMKPVIEKMAKENGGKWVLAEVDADESKAILDKHNIKYLPTLQGIRNAKDLPDSRRIGYGGANAERDLKNWINAQLAKG from the coding sequence ATGCGCAAGACCCGTTTCGCCGCCGCGCTGGCCGCGGCCGCCCTGGCCACGGCCGCTCTCGCCGGCACCGCCGCCGCCGCGCCCAGCAGCGTGGAGACCTCGGGCGTCCGCGCCGAGGAGAACATCGTCCACGTGACCAGCGCCAACTACGACCAGGTGATGGAAAGCTCCAAGCAGAAGCTGGTCATCATGGACTTCGGCGCCACCTGGTGTCCTCCGTGCCAGAAGATGAAGCCGGTCATCGAGAAGATGGCCAAGGAGAACGGCGGCAAGTGGGTGCTCGCCGAGGTCGACGCGGACGAGTCCAAGGCGATCCTGGACAAGCACAACATCAAGTACCTGCCGACCCTGCAGGGCATCCGCAACGCCAAGGACCTGCCCGACTCCCGCCGCATCGGCTACGGCGGCGCCAACGCCGAGCGCGACCTGAAGAACTGGATCAACGCCCAGCTCGCCAAGGGCTGA
- a CDS encoding DEAD/DEAH box helicase: MAARRPHTTLSPAQPAATFTGLGVPAALAAVLAERGIDTPFPIQTATLPDSLAGRDVLGRGRTGSGKTYAFLLPMLARLAASNTPRRPGRPRALILAPTRELVGQITESLAPLAKALNLRTLNVFGGVAPRPQINGLRAGVDILVACPGRLADHMGEGHANLDAVEITVLDEADHMADLGFLPVVRRLLDTTPKGGQRLLFSATLDSGVDTLVRRYLSNPVTHSVDSAQSPVTAMTHHVLQVRAEHRLPVLADLAAAPGRTVVFTRTKRGATKLTKQLIASGVPAVELHGNLGQSARTRNLGAFAEGRISTLVATDIAARGIHVDDVTLVVHADPPMEHKAYLHRSGRTARAGAAGTVVTLMTADQAADVRDLTRKAGISPQLTKVTPEHPLLAQLAVGERSYVTPPPTPAPSERQPARRAAAGGGGRGGAGARRGSGGRAGAAPRNGAAPDEGSGSREGAGQRGGSGQRTGSGRGGSGRGGSGRGDSGWGGSGRGDSSRGGSDQRSGSGQRGGPRAAKDADTSTGARRGGSGARRAPASPVAAATPAGSAASFSAKSRAGARRSGR, translated from the coding sequence ATGGCGGCCCGCCGCCCTCACACGACTCTTTCGCCTGCTCAGCCCGCCGCCACCTTCACCGGTCTCGGCGTTCCCGCGGCGCTGGCCGCGGTGCTCGCGGAGCGGGGCATCGACACCCCGTTCCCGATCCAGACCGCGACCCTGCCGGACTCCCTGGCCGGTCGCGACGTGCTCGGCCGCGGCCGCACCGGCTCCGGCAAGACCTACGCGTTCCTGCTGCCGATGCTGGCCCGGCTGGCCGCGAGCAACACCCCCCGGCGGCCGGGCAGGCCGCGCGCGCTCATCCTCGCGCCGACCCGTGAACTGGTCGGCCAGATCACCGAATCCCTTGCCCCGCTTGCCAAGGCGCTGAACCTGCGGACGCTGAACGTCTTCGGCGGGGTCGCTCCCCGGCCGCAGATCAACGGTCTGCGTGCCGGTGTGGACATCCTGGTGGCCTGCCCCGGCAGGCTCGCCGACCACATGGGCGAGGGCCACGCCAACCTCGATGCGGTGGAGATCACCGTGCTGGACGAGGCCGACCACATGGCCGACCTCGGCTTCCTGCCGGTGGTGCGCAGGCTGCTGGACACCACGCCCAAGGGCGGGCAGCGGCTGCTGTTCTCCGCCACCCTGGACAGCGGGGTGGACACCCTGGTGCGCCGCTACCTCAGCAACCCGGTGACGCACAGCGTGGACTCGGCCCAGTCGCCGGTCACCGCGATGACCCACCACGTGCTGCAGGTGCGCGCCGAGCACCGGCTGCCGGTGCTGGCCGACCTGGCCGCCGCGCCGGGCCGGACCGTGGTGTTCACCCGCACCAAGCGCGGGGCCACCAAGCTGACCAAGCAGCTCATCGCCTCGGGCGTGCCCGCGGTGGAACTGCACGGCAACCTCGGCCAGTCCGCGCGGACCCGGAACCTTGGCGCCTTCGCCGAGGGCCGGATCAGCACCCTGGTGGCCACCGACATCGCCGCCCGCGGCATCCACGTGGACGACGTCACGCTGGTCGTGCACGCCGATCCGCCGATGGAGCACAAGGCGTACCTGCACCGCTCGGGCCGCACGGCACGGGCGGGCGCGGCAGGCACGGTGGTCACGCTGATGACCGCCGACCAGGCCGCCGACGTCCGGGACCTGACCCGCAAGGCGGGCATCTCCCCGCAGCTGACCAAGGTCACGCCGGAGCACCCGCTGCTGGCACAGCTCGCGGTCGGCGAACGCTCCTACGTCACCCCGCCGCCCACCCCGGCGCCGTCGGAGCGCCAGCCGGCGCGCCGCGCCGCAGCCGGTGGCGGTGGCCGTGGTGGTGCGGGCGCCCGCCGGGGCTCGGGCGGTCGCGCAGGCGCCGCGCCGCGCAACGGCGCCGCTCCCGACGAGGGCTCCGGCTCCCGCGAGGGCGCGGGCCAGCGCGGTGGTTCCGGCCAGCGCACCGGCTCCGGCCGGGGTGGATCCGGTCGTGGCGGCTCGGGCCGGGGCGATTCCGGCTGGGGCGGCTCCGGCCGCGGCGATTCCAGCCGGGGCGGCTCTGACCAGCGCTCCGGTTCCGGCCAGCGCGGCGGTCCGCGGGCGGCCAAGGACGCCGACACCAGCACCGGCGCCCGGCGCGGTGGATCCGGCGCACGCCGGGCTCCCGCCTCGCCCGTCGCCGCGGCCACCCCGGCCGGCAGCGCGGCGAGCTTCTCCGCGAAGAGCAGGGCGGGCGCTCGCCGCAGCGGGCGCTGA